Proteins from one Thermostichus vulcanus str. 'Rupite' genomic window:
- a CDS encoding cation:proton antiporter has product MFAKFANWTQMHGDPLAVAIGPVENPVLVFLIIMTIMLVAPLLFERVRLPGIIGLILAGLVVGPYGLGILQRDDTIILLGTVGLLFLMFMAGLETSLEDLKLNAGKASIFGALTFLLPMLIGTGAMLALGYNFLAAVLVASCFASHTLIGLPIVSKLGLMRLQTVTATLGATLITNVLALLVLAVVVRAHQGELTLQFWLTLIPLLTLYTFATLWGVPKLGGWFFQRFGHDEGAEFTFVIATLFVVAYGAELIGIEPVVGAFLAGTAITPIIPQLSPLMNRIQFIGNTLFVPFFLISVGMLINPGILLGEPRSLLVGGVMIGAEVVSKFGAAWIPAQLFGWRFSSTMVMFGLSMAQAAATLAAITVAFEVELVDELTVNGTIAMILVTCVASPWIVARWGEQMQPTEVLAESTELPKPRWGSRVLVPVANPDTENNLLRLALILAKKEGGTLLPLHVLVDRTGISPGALSQQEQLLAFAEAFAHSALTQVEPIRRVDDSIDKGIVRSAAERQASLVVLGWKGYSTYAENFFGSVIDAVVRQAGIPVLITRFPVAIEMTRRILLAAAEPEVSARSLQETVGLAQTLANELKAGLQVLLVQTRPGGERAVPKPKLDETDFPNLPIQRVQGGVVAEVLKALQPGDLLMLIPSEGRNPSRLGREPEIIARNRPTLSMIVVHVPRDPAHRVPTEQSWY; this is encoded by the coding sequence ATGTTTGCCAAGTTCGCCAACTGGACCCAGATGCATGGGGATCCTCTGGCAGTAGCCATTGGCCCGGTGGAGAATCCGGTGCTGGTGTTTTTGATCATCATGACGATCATGCTGGTGGCCCCCTTGCTGTTTGAGCGGGTACGGTTGCCGGGGATCATCGGGTTGATCTTGGCCGGCTTGGTGGTTGGCCCCTACGGCCTGGGCATCCTGCAGCGGGACGACACCATTATCCTGCTCGGCACAGTGGGGCTGTTGTTCCTCATGTTTATGGCTGGGTTGGAAACCAGCCTGGAGGATTTGAAGTTGAATGCGGGCAAGGCCAGTATTTTTGGTGCCCTCACTTTTTTGTTACCAATGCTGATTGGCACCGGGGCCATGCTGGCGCTGGGTTACAACTTTTTGGCGGCGGTGCTGGTAGCCTCCTGTTTTGCCTCCCACACCCTGATTGGCCTGCCGATTGTCTCGAAGCTGGGTTTGATGCGCCTACAAACGGTGACCGCAACCCTGGGGGCAACCCTGATCACCAATGTTTTGGCGCTGTTGGTGCTGGCGGTGGTGGTGCGGGCCCATCAAGGGGAACTGACGCTGCAATTTTGGCTTACCCTGATCCCTTTGCTCACCCTCTACACCTTTGCCACCCTCTGGGGAGTTCCGAAGCTGGGAGGTTGGTTCTTTCAGCGCTTCGGGCACGATGAAGGGGCGGAGTTTACCTTCGTCATCGCCACCCTATTTGTGGTGGCCTATGGGGCAGAACTGATTGGCATTGAGCCGGTGGTGGGAGCCTTTCTGGCGGGTACCGCCATTACGCCGATCATCCCGCAGCTGAGTCCGCTCATGAACCGGATTCAGTTCATTGGTAATACCCTGTTTGTGCCCTTCTTTTTGATCTCGGTGGGGATGCTGATCAACCCCGGCATTCTGTTGGGGGAGCCGCGATCTCTGCTAGTGGGGGGGGTGATGATCGGGGCGGAGGTGGTGAGCAAGTTTGGGGCTGCTTGGATCCCGGCACAACTGTTTGGCTGGCGCTTCTCTAGCACGATGGTGATGTTTGGCCTGTCAATGGCTCAGGCGGCGGCAACGCTGGCGGCAATCACGGTGGCCTTTGAGGTGGAGCTGGTGGATGAGCTGACGGTGAATGGCACCATCGCCATGATCCTGGTCACCTGTGTTGCTTCTCCTTGGATTGTCGCCCGCTGGGGGGAACAAATGCAGCCGACGGAAGTGCTGGCAGAATCGACGGAATTACCGAAGCCTCGATGGGGAAGCCGGGTCTTGGTGCCGGTGGCCAACCCGGATACCGAGAATAATCTGCTGCGGCTGGCTTTAATTCTGGCCAAAAAAGAGGGTGGAACGCTGCTTCCCCTCCATGTGCTGGTGGATCGCACCGGCATTTCACCGGGAGCGCTTTCCCAGCAGGAGCAGTTGTTGGCTTTTGCAGAAGCCTTTGCTCACAGTGCCCTGACCCAGGTGGAACCGATTCGGCGGGTGGATGACTCTATTGATAAAGGGATCGTCCGCTCGGCAGCAGAACGGCAGGCCAGCTTGGTGGTGCTGGGGTGGAAGGGCTACTCCACCTATGCAGAGAATTTTTTCGGCAGTGTCATCGATGCAGTAGTACGGCAGGCCGGGATCCCGGTGCTGATCACCCGCTTTCCGGTGGCGATCGAAATGACCCGACGCATTCTCTTGGCTGCTGCTGAGCCGGAGGTATCTGCCCGTTCCCTGCAGGAGACGGTGGGATTGGCGCAAACCTTGGCCAACGAGTTGAAAGCCGGTCTGCAGGTTCTCTTGGTGCAAACCCGACCGGGAGGGGAACGAGCAGTTCCTAAGCCGAAGTTGGACGAAACAGACTTCCCGAACTTACCGATTCAACGGGTGCAGGGGGGTGTGGTGGCGGAAGTTCTCAAGGCACTGCAGCCGGGAGATCTGTTAATGTTGATCCCCAGCGAAGGTCGCAATCCATCCCGCTTAGGGCGAGAACCGGAGATCATCGCCCGCAATCGACCCACCCTTTCCATGATCGTGGTACATGTGCCACGGGATCCCGCCCATCGGGTGCCGACGGAGCAAAGCTGGTATTAA
- the glyS gene encoding glycine--tRNA ligase subunit beta: MVAYLLEVGCEELPASFVDSALQQWQTGIPASLTEAHLQAEQMQLFGTPRRLAVLLQGLPNQQPDRTLEVKGPPAQIAYQDGQLTATGEKFAQKQGVDPGSLEVRQVGKGSFVFAVQKVRGRPTAAVIQELAPSWITGLSGERLMRWACGDLKFPRPIRWLVSLWDDQVLPLLLPTHEGNTKPGLVAGRVSQGHRVLGPGAVILKQAESYSEQMQAAGVSPDPAVRQASIQTEVAKLATQVNGEAQIPPALLREVVQLVEWPTAVLGRFEPEFLRLPAAVIETVMITHQRYFPVRDRRDPQKLLPYFITISNGDPEQSERIGAGNSRVVRARLSDARFFYEEDLRIPLAEKVDRLKAVTFAEGLGSMRDKVERIRQISRQIALALNLEPQDQALVDRTAQLCKADLVTQMVYEFPELQGIMGADYARQDGEPEAVADGIEQHYWPLGAGEALPTTLTGRVVGWADRLDTLVGMFRLGRIPTGSSDRFALRRAANSLVLIAWDAEWALDVNQLLQRLVQEYAEGDADTLRALQEFLAQRLQTLLQEEKQIDYDLVRAVLGDPESLRLSDGDSVKSEQSDLPLRALSNLPLTLLRAEYLQHLRATGELADLYPTLNRCARLAAQGSLDYDVVDPAAVIDPQQLQDPAEIQLYEVCQRIYRRGVEPALQGDFTPLVEALQEAAPQVAQFFEAVLVMDPDPVLRANRLNLLGLLRNQSRLLGDMGAVVMPGS; encoded by the coding sequence ATGGTTGCCTATTTGCTGGAAGTCGGCTGCGAAGAACTCCCGGCCAGCTTTGTGGACTCAGCTTTGCAGCAGTGGCAAACCGGGATCCCGGCCTCTTTGACAGAGGCTCATTTGCAAGCAGAGCAGATGCAACTTTTTGGAACACCACGCCGCTTGGCCGTTTTGTTGCAGGGATTACCGAATCAACAACCGGATCGCACCCTAGAAGTCAAAGGCCCGCCTGCCCAGATCGCCTACCAAGATGGCCAACTCACCGCCACCGGCGAGAAATTTGCCCAGAAGCAGGGGGTGGATCCCGGCAGTCTTGAGGTGCGGCAGGTGGGCAAGGGATCCTTTGTGTTTGCGGTGCAGAAGGTGCGGGGACGACCGACGGCGGCAGTGATTCAAGAGTTGGCTCCCAGCTGGATTACGGGGCTGAGCGGCGAACGGCTGATGCGCTGGGCCTGTGGGGATTTGAAGTTTCCCCGTCCGATTCGCTGGTTGGTGTCTCTCTGGGATGATCAGGTGTTGCCCTTGTTGTTACCCACCCATGAGGGGAATACCAAGCCGGGATTGGTGGCAGGACGGGTTAGCCAAGGGCACCGGGTTTTGGGGCCAGGAGCGGTCATCCTGAAGCAAGCCGAGAGCTACAGCGAGCAGATGCAAGCCGCAGGGGTGAGTCCGGATCCGGCGGTGCGGCAGGCATCCATTCAGACAGAGGTGGCCAAGCTGGCGACCCAGGTGAATGGAGAGGCCCAGATCCCCCCCGCTTTGCTGCGGGAGGTGGTGCAATTGGTGGAATGGCCAACGGCAGTCTTGGGGCGGTTTGAACCGGAATTTCTCCGCTTACCGGCTGCGGTGATCGAGACGGTGATGATCACTCACCAACGCTACTTTCCAGTCCGAGATCGACGGGATCCCCAAAAACTGTTGCCCTACTTCATCACCATCTCCAACGGTGACCCTGAACAGTCGGAACGAATCGGGGCAGGCAATAGCCGCGTGGTGCGGGCGCGATTGTCGGATGCTCGCTTTTTCTACGAAGAAGATCTGCGGATCCCGTTGGCGGAGAAAGTGGATCGTCTTAAGGCCGTTACCTTTGCGGAAGGGCTGGGATCCATGCGGGACAAGGTGGAACGCATCCGCCAGATCAGCCGCCAGATTGCCCTAGCCTTGAACCTAGAACCGCAGGATCAGGCGCTGGTGGATCGCACCGCCCAACTGTGCAAAGCAGACTTGGTTACCCAGATGGTGTACGAGTTCCCAGAGTTGCAGGGGATCATGGGGGCCGACTACGCCCGTCAGGATGGGGAACCGGAAGCCGTAGCAGACGGGATCGAGCAGCACTACTGGCCTCTGGGGGCGGGAGAGGCTCTGCCTACAACCTTGACGGGTCGAGTAGTGGGTTGGGCGGATCGCCTGGATACGTTGGTGGGCATGTTTCGCTTGGGGCGGATCCCGACTGGATCTTCTGATCGGTTCGCTTTACGGCGGGCGGCCAATAGCTTGGTGTTGATCGCTTGGGATGCTGAGTGGGCATTGGATGTGAATCAGCTGCTGCAGAGACTGGTTCAGGAGTATGCGGAGGGCGATGCCGATACCCTGAGAGCGCTGCAGGAGTTCTTGGCCCAACGGCTGCAAACCCTTTTACAGGAGGAAAAACAGATCGATTATGATCTGGTCAGGGCAGTGTTGGGGGATCCTGAATCCCTCAGGCTTTCAGATGGGGACTCCGTAAAGTCAGAACAGTCCGATCTCCCTTTGCGAGCCTTGAGCAATTTGCCGCTGACTCTCTTGCGCGCTGAGTATCTGCAACATCTGCGGGCAACCGGGGAATTGGCAGATCTGTACCCCACCTTGAATCGCTGTGCCCGGCTGGCGGCGCAAGGTAGCTTAGACTATGACGTTGTGGATCCAGCGGCAGTGATCGATCCCCAACAGTTGCAGGATCCGGCAGAAATTCAACTTTACGAAGTCTGCCAAAGGATTTACCGCCGCGGTGTGGAGCCCGCCCTTCAGGGAGACTTTACCCCGTTGGTGGAAGCCCTGCAGGAAGCAGCCCCGCAGGTGGCACAGTTTTTTGAGGCAGTTTTGGTGATGGATCCCGATCCTGTCCTCCGAGCCAATCGCCTTAATTTGCTAGGTTTGCTGCGCAACCAGTCCCGCCTTTTGGGAGATATGGGGGCCGTTGTCATGCCAGGAAGCTAA